A segment of the Bacteriovorax sp. BAL6_X genome:
AGATGAAAAGCTTTAAGCCTACTCTTGTATTCTCGTATGAAGTACTTGCTGAAGGACGCTACAATAAAGTACTGAAAGAACATTTAAAAATTCTTCCTAACCGTACAAAGAATAGCTTTATTCTTTTAACACAAAATGATTCTATTGATGCTATTTCAAGAATTGCTCAACAACAAGTTGACCTAGTTCTTCCTATTCCTTTTACGGTTGATAGTATAAAGGCACTCATGGAAGAACTTTACAAAATGAAGTCTTCTCCAAGTGAGTATAGAAAGTTAATTAATGAAGCTTATGAATACGTGGGCACAGGCCATGACAAGGTTTTTGAAATAACACAAAAAGCTCGTGAACTTTCGCAAAAAAATTCATATGAGACGTTCTACCTAGAAGGTCTATGTAACTATAAAGAAGAGAAATATGATGATGCTATCAAGTCACTAGAACAGGCTTATGCACTAAACCCAAAGGACTTCAACACTTTAAAGCTATTTTTTAAAACATATAAACATTTAAAAAATTACAATATGTCTCTTCAGTATTCATTGAAGATGCACGAAGCCTACCCTATTTCTCCAGATATGCTAAGAGATCTTTCAATGGTTGCAGTAGCTGCAAGAAAGCATGAGCTTATTTTAAATTACTATGATGCCTATAAGAAAGTTAATGAGCCGGCCTATGATATAAAAGATGCAATTGCTGCAGCTATCGTTATATATGTCCAATGTGAATTAGATAAGATTGATTTTGACAAAGCAACAATTCAAGATCTTGCAGTTAATAAGAAATACAGAGAATCACTTAAACTTTTAGAAGAGGCTTCTGTTATTTGTACAACAAAGCCAGCAATCTTAGAACGCATGCTTGTTATTCTTGCCCACACACCAGACAATAGAACAACTAAATATATTCAAATTAAGCAAAAAGAAAAATTTCCGCAATATGAGAATGCACCTCTCATGGATGCCCTTGTTTGTGACAAAGACTCCACTGCTTCTCAATCATTAAAGATGGCCATTGATACGTTAAATAGTGGCTATACTTCAGAGATACTTTACGAAATCATTATTAAACGATCTGTGGAAATGAAGCGTAAAAAGGAAAGTACTCAAGAGTGGTATGAGCAGGCCCTTAAAATATATCCAAATATGAAGGTTAGGCTCGATAAATTTTATAACCCCTAATGTGATTACGAACACTTCGCTCCGCGCCGTATCATAAAGACCTTTGCATAGGCCCACCAAAATTATATAAGAATAGGAAATTTTTGGGGGTATTTATGTTTAGAGCAGTAATCTTGCTAGCGGCTATTGTTTATCTTACCAGTACAATGGCAAGTACAATGGCGCAATTTCAAGCACCACAAATTCCATCTCATACACAAGCTCAATGCGTAGAGAAGCTATGTGCAAACAATCCAGGAGAATGTAGTTCAAAAACGCAGCATCGTATGATCATTGATGCATGTTCAAGACAACTTGATCTAGGATGTGTTGATCTTTCAATGAAGCTAATCTCAAGCTATGAACAAAATGACCTAGAAGAGATGATCTCAATTGCTCGCTCTTGTCAGTATGTTTCAGGAAACGCTCACCAAACGGCCATGAAGAATATGTACCGTTATGATCGCGATGAGTTTTCAGAAGTCACATTTATTAACTCAAGACTTTGGCTTGTTCAAAACTCTTGTTTAACAAGTGCCCTATCAAGACTACAGTCAAGAGACTTTGATAGCCTTGAAGATTTAAAAGCAATTACAAACCAATGTACTGGTACTTTTGATGTTGCCTGCTTTGAGACGCAGTGTAAGTCAAAGTACTCATGCAATGATCAGGATGAGGTTGTGAGTGCACTTAAAAAATGTATCGCGGGGCCAAGTAAAGTAGATCGTCGCAGACTTTAAAATTAAAAAAAATTAAAAAACTTAACACAAACACACAAGAACACAACACACAGGTTTTTTTAATGATTAAAATTCTAATTAAGATTGTGGCCATCACGATGGTGGCCACATTTTCTAAGGCTCAATTTAATAGCTCAATACTCTTTAACGGGCGCCTAGCTAACTCATGTCAATTTGTAAGTGATCAGGCAGTCCTTGAGGTCGTAGACACACTTATTACTGCAATAAAAGATATCAATGATGAGCGCTATCGCTGCCAATCAATTTATGCAAACTCAAAAGCATTCCTTGCTTCTTTAAGTGAGCAATACCGTTCTAGCTCTAATGAACTCTCAATTATAGATGCCAACCTAGAAACAATATCAAGTGAAGTTTACAAACGCATAACCGATGCTTCATATGAAGGAGAATATGACCAGGAGATTCTAAGCCTTCAGCGCAGAAGACAAGAACTTCTCGACGAAGACAACCATCACAATAATGGAGTTGTAGATTCTCTAAGTATGGCCACAACAATCCTTGATGATCTCAGGGCGGCTCCGGAGTGTGACGAGGACCTTGGAACAAAGATGATTCGTCCAACGATCATGCTAATGGGCCAAGTTGCTGGAGCACTTTATCCAGGCTCAAACCTATTTACGGCCGCAGTTTCAACCGGCCTAGCAAATATGGTAGATAGCCTCGTTTCATACGTTCAGTTTAAAGGAAATGATGCAAACCAAGCACTTAAAGACCTCTACAATAGTCGTAACTATTATGTATCTTATAAGTGTGCCTACAAGAATATCAATGCCATGACTTGTAACCTCCGTCGTAAGAATGCAACGAGAGAAGAAGCAAAGTGGCTTTACAATTACATTAGAGAGCTAGATACACCGAATAAGGATTTTGAACGAATTAAAGACCTTAGAAAGCACTACCCTCGCCTACAGCGTATTCTAAGTGAATTACGAGATATTTACGAAACAGCAAACCAGCAAGATACGATTGTTACCATAGCCACACTTCAAAAAGAGCAGGCAAAGCTTAGACTTTACCAACCTGACCCGTATTCAATTGAATACTGGGACGATAGTTTCCAAAATATTCGTCCATGGGCTCAGTGGTCTAATATGCTGACTTGGTACTCAAATATCAACTCAAAACTAAAAGTGTACTGTCGTGAATTCCAAAACGGAAAATACTGGGTAAAAGAAAGTAGTGATTGCCAAGAAGATGCTATTGCACGTAACGAAGATCGTACACAATATATCCAAGATGTTGTAAAACCTGCCTTAGCAGACCTTGCAGCAGATAAGGAAAGACTTTCTGAAAAACTTAGAAACTCAGTAAACGTCGAAAGGCTTTATAAAATTATCGAAGCTGAAGACAATTGGCGTGACAACAAAAAAGACTTCTCTATCACTGAAGTTATTCAGATCTTTGAAGAGGATTTAAATAATACTGAAACAAGGCCACAGGCGACTTCTTTATTCTCAATAAGAATCAGGAAAGCACTAAAAGCGCTTAAGGCATTAGTTAATTTTGAGAATGTCGTGACAGATACACAGGGGCTGACTCCAGAAGATTGCGATATTGATAATCCGACTTGTCAGTGTAGTAGTTTTAAGGATCTCTCTCAAGCCGCCTATACATACCTTGCAAATAATCTTTCAGATGGTGACGTGCTCTCAGTTGAAACTATTGATGCTAGCTTTTACAATTATATCCGTACTGTGGAAGAGTACTTTCTCTATGGACTTCCATATGTAGAGTCTCCAAAGCTAACTTACGAGGATAGCTTAAATTACTCTAAGTATATTTTCCTAGTTCCAATTTACCGTAGCATTCAAGAAAGTCTGCTACGAGGAGACAACGTTGGGGCAAGTAATATTCCATTGATGAATACAGCACGTCGTAACTTTGAAAAAGTTTTCGCAAAAGAAATCATCAAGGTACTTAATAAGAACGTAAAAGTTGCCTTAGACAAAGGAAGCCGTCACGATATCTATCGCGACACTCTCCACTCTTGTGCCATCTACTACCCAATGATTAAACAAAAAGGGATGGGCCTACGTGCGAAATACGTCCTCAAAAGGTGTAAGGAGCTACTTGATAAGAGCGGTGGTATCCCTTACCTCATCCAAGGCCAAGAGCGCTTCTCAACAAAGAACGAAGCTTACAAGAACCAGTGTTTCTATCGTGACTACGAAGAGGCCGTAAGCACAAAGAAAGCAGAAATCGCTCGCGAACTTGATCAAAGTGGTGATTTACCGGAATTATAATATTGCCAACCCTACATGGGTTGGCCTATTATACTTTATACCATTTCATATGGGCCTTTAGCTCAGCTGGGAGAGCGCTTCGCTGGCAGCGAAGAGGTCAGCGGTTCGATCCCGCTAAGGTCCACCAAAACAAAAAAGCCCACTCTTGCGAGTGGGCTTTTTTGTTTTTGTTGATATTAGTATCAGATCTAATTGCTTTTGGCGGTTGCCGGAAGTACTCGGTAGACAGTGGAAGAATAACAAAACAAACCTCTAATAAATTAACTTGAACATTCTCATTTTCAATAACTTTGCCGTTAGTAATTTAAGTATCGGTTTTCTTATTAAATATTTTTAACTTTAAATGCACCTCTCCACTTGAATTCTATAATTCATGCTAAATAGACAATTTTAAATCTCAGACTATCGGCAGTCGTAAATCAGTTTAAGTCTATAATTTTCAAATTTTCGATATCCGTAGGCCTTTCTTTGTATTAGTTTGGCCTTGCGGTTATACCCTTCTGTCTTTCCATTGGTGATCCTGGTTCTAAAATAATTCAATATTTCTTTTCGCCATTTCATCAAAGTTCGACGAAGGGATTGCACTTGTTTTCTTCCTGATAATGCCATCGCATCGGTAAGTTTAATGTAAGCCTTCTCAGCTCTTTTCTTACCTCTCATATTGTAAATTTTAAGCATCTGCTCTTTGAACTCGTAAATCTCTCCTAGTTCACCAAACATCCAATTAATGTGATCTACAATATTGCGCTGAGAGCGATTAAGACGACTTCTGTTTGTTAGATAAAGTCTTCGCATTGGTGAAGTTCGACTCTTTTCAAATACTCGATGCTTCATTGTCTCAATTCTTATTGTATTTAAGTGATGATTAAAAAGCTTAATTACATGAAATTTATCAACTGTGATGGTTGAATTTGGGAAGTGAGAGCGAGCAAACTTTTTAAAAGTTGTAGACATATCAATGACAACATTTTTTACATTCTCACGGCCTTTAATATCCATAATATGTGAACTTGATAATTCATTATAAGATCGTCCTAGAGCTACATCACGAACTCTATCGTTATTGAAGTCTACAAAGATCGTAGCAAATTCTTTAAAGTGAGTTTTTGTGTTTCGAACAAAGGAATGTTCATCAATCCCAATCGTTTTAGGCCATGGATAATCAAGTTTTTTTACCTCTAAATTGAGCTGCTCATAATAGGCTTTGTAAACCATCCAAGTAGAGCATTTACACTTGTCTTTCACACGCTTTAAATCAGTGAAATTAGAAGCACACCATCTAATGTGAGATCTAAATCTTTGTGTGCTTCTAAAGCCCTTTACAATGCCTTGTACTGGCTCACGAAATACTGATGAACAGTTAGGACATTTAAACCTTCTCTTTCTAATTTTAAGGAAAACCTGTTTGTCACGAATAGGTGTATCTTTGATGTTTACATAGACATGATCGTAAACTTTATAAGACTTTGTTGCACACTTTGGGCAGACTTCAAAAGTAGATTGCTTAATGGCCTCAAATTCAATCGTATGATTTGTGAGGTTACGTTTTTTGATAAATTTGACTTCAGGTAGGGATAAAAACTTGTTAAACTTATACTCAAGCATGGGTATTTCCTTTGTTCAAAATTGTTTGTGGTAAAACTATTTTAAACGAGAATATCCATGTTTATTTTGTGGGGTAAATTAGTCTTGTATTAAGGTTTCCACTGCGAACCGAGAAGACCCGAATCTATCGAATCCTCCACATGGAACGCCGAGTCAAAGCTCGGCGTTTATGTTTCTGTGGAATTAAATGGCCTGCTTATTCCCTTTAAATTTAGATAGTTATAAATACAAACTTAATTATGTCTTAAGTTGTTGAAAATACTGCAGTTTTAAGTCTACTAATCCGATGTGCTTGTGTGAATTTGTTCATATATGTTATCGGGAACCTTAATTGAAACCTATTACTAAACTACTTGTTACACTTCTCTTCTTTGTAAGCTTTGGTTACTCGAATGAAATAAGTTTCGAATTAGATGGTGAGAACTTATTGTTCTCTAAGGATGGACATAAAAGTCGTTTTGAAATTTTTCAATATAAAAAGTCTGAAGATAAAAGTTTACTAGAAAAATCTTTTAAAGAATCTTTTGGTTTTTCATTATCTCTCTTTCTAAAATCGAAAAGAGATATTAAAACCACTGATAAAGAAACCATTGACTTGCTAGAGCAGATTAAATCATTTCCGTCTTTAAATCTTAGCCTAATGAATTATTCTCAATATACATGTGCTGGTAATTCAGAAGACACTTTTAATTTAATGAAAAGAGAGCGACCTTTTGAGCGTGAAGGGGACGTTCTAAGAAATAGTCGAATTAAAGATAAATGTGAAAAACTTGTAAGAAAAATTTATGATCCTTATAAAAAAGCGAAAATAATAGAGTTTGATGCTTCTATTTCCAAAAAGCAGTTAGAGCTAGATTCTATAATTTCAAAGTTTAATGACTCAATAGTTAAAACTCCTCATAATGAGCTATATTTCACAACTAAGGTTGACTATAAGGATTTAAGTGATTTTCTTACGGAGAAAATATTTACTTGTCAGTTAATGTTCCCGCAAAAAAAGTCTTTGGATGACTTTATTGACTTATTTCCTGATGATGGGCCTATAAATACAGACACACTCCTAGCAAACAATACCTTGCGCCTTTTTAATAAGCAGAAATCAGATGCAGAATCTAGTTGTGAAACGAAAAGAAGAATAATGTCTGGTTTTAAAAGTCTAGAAGGACGTGCTAGTAAAGAAGCTGAGTTTAGAAGTATTATAGCTAAGGACGTCTTCTGTCGTATTCATAAAAACGATAAGCTCAATAAGAAAATAATTAATGAAGTAAAAGTTAGACTAGCTAAACTAAAAACTGAGAATAGTGAATTAAAAACTTCACTTCAAAATTACCTAACACAACTCACTTATATTAATACTGATAATTATGACTCTGGTGATTATGACAATGTTCTTTGGACTACAATGTTTAATAATATGAAAAGTAACTGTAGTGTTGAACCATTTGAAGAAAGATCTGCTAGTGAAATTGCTGTAAGTATTGCTCCTTTTTTGGAGTTAAACTATCGGCAAGATTGCTTAGATTCAAATCGTTCACTTCTATATTACCAATGTCAAAAGCAGGCTATCGAATTCGGTGTCGACTTAGGAAAGAAACTTAAAATCGCTAGAGCAAATTTAAAAAAGGTAGAAGAAGCAAAAAGTAAATGGCATGACAGTACTTCAAGCTGCCATAAGAAGTTTAAGGACAGGTGTAACTCTGCTGAACCGAGTTATTCAATTGAGGAATTGAGAAAATGCATGCCTTAGTTAGGTTTATACTTCTTTCGTTGTTATGCCAGTATTTTATTTATGGGAGTAAGTGTAGTTCTGTTTTTTCTGGAAGGTTTTTGTTTTGTATAACTGAAGATGGAAGTAAGACTTTCAAGAATATTATAGATCATAAAAAGTATAAAAAAATAGGACAAGAGTGGTTTGAATGTATCAATGAAAAGTGTACTCCTTTGTTAGATGAAAAAAAGAAACTGTATTTTGAGACTACAGTAGGGTTAAGTGAGAAATCTGATTTTGATGAAGCTATAGAAATGGAACCTCTATATATTGAATGTAGTAAACCTGAAGCTCTCTCATTGATCAAAAGTAAATCTACTCTATCTAAAGTTCGTGATGTGAACTCTATATTAAAGAATAGAATTAAAGAGGTAAAAAAAGAAAGGCTTTATCATTTGGGTTACTATGATGCCCTCATTAGTGTCATAGATACTTATGATAAAAATGTTAAAAATGTTTATAATAAAAAATTTATAAAAAGTTATGCTTATAATAAAGTTGATCACCCCCTTGAATATTTGATTGATCTAAATTCATATAAAAGAGATCTTATAAACTCAAAAAATGAGATAGAAATATTATTGCTTGCATATGATTCTGTTGACTTCAATATACACTTTGATCTAGAAAAAAATAAGGCCGTCAAAGAACTTTTTGATGAATTCACCGAAGCATCAGGCTTTCCAGGTAATAAAGAAGAGATTTTTAAAGAAATTGATCGTAAGTTGGCAGAAATAGAAAAAGAAGAAGAAAGTCTGCAGGTCATATTAATGGATAATAAAAAAGCCGATATCTTAGAGTTTGAGCGACAGTTAAGTGAAAATTTCCGTTTTAAATCTGTTGCCGAGGATATGGCTTTTGCTAATATTGAGAAAATTAATACAGAGGTTGAAAGCCTGAAAAAGCAGGGAAATATTCAAGATGCATATCGAAGAATTGCGAAATTTGAAGAGGAAAGTAATAATTTAGAAGGCCTTTTGTCGTTACAGGTTAATAGTAAGTCTAGACAAAGAACTTTAAAAAAAATCAAGCTAATGAACAGCGAAATAGCCTCAAATTTTAAAAAATCACTTTCTGAATATATTCAAGAAAATCGAAAGAGTTTGTTTCAACCTCGTCCTAATGAGGTAGATATTCCATCTGGAGGTGTTGCTTCTTCATCTGAAACTAATCCTGATGTTTTAAATGATCGGGCAAGAGATC
Coding sequences within it:
- a CDS encoding M48 family metallopeptidase translates to MEVLVVESIGNARVAYENAFKTLGVQRKNVRFSKTYEDAIREMKSFKPTLVFSYEVLAEGRYNKVLKEHLKILPNRTKNSFILLTQNDSIDAISRIAQQQVDLVLPIPFTVDSIKALMEELYKMKSSPSEYRKLINEAYEYVGTGHDKVFEITQKARELSQKNSYETFYLEGLCNYKEEKYDDAIKSLEQAYALNPKDFNTLKLFFKTYKHLKNYNMSLQYSLKMHEAYPISPDMLRDLSMVAVAARKHELILNYYDAYKKVNEPAYDIKDAIAAAIVIYVQCELDKIDFDKATIQDLAVNKKYRESLKLLEEASVICTTKPAILERMLVILAHTPDNRTTKYIQIKQKEKFPQYENAPLMDALVCDKDSTASQSLKMAIDTLNSGYTSEILYEIIIKRSVEMKRKKESTQEWYEQALKIYPNMKVRLDKFYNP
- a CDS encoding ISL3 family transposase — its product is MLEYKFNKFLSLPEVKFIKKRNLTNHTIEFEAIKQSTFEVCPKCATKSYKVYDHVYVNIKDTPIRDKQVFLKIRKRRFKCPNCSSVFREPVQGIVKGFRSTQRFRSHIRWCASNFTDLKRVKDKCKCSTWMVYKAYYEQLNLEVKKLDYPWPKTIGIDEHSFVRNTKTHFKEFATIFVDFNNDRVRDVALGRSYNELSSSHIMDIKGRENVKNVVIDMSTTFKKFARSHFPNSTITVDKFHVIKLFNHHLNTIRIETMKHRVFEKSRTSPMRRLYLTNRSRLNRSQRNIVDHINWMFGELGEIYEFKEQMLKIYNMRGKKRAEKAYIKLTDAMALSGRKQVQSLRRTLMKWRKEILNYFRTRITNGKTEGYNRKAKLIQRKAYGYRKFENYRLKLIYDCR